AGGTTGGCACATCAGAGATGGAGGCTAGAGGCAGAGGCAATAGGGTTATGTAACCAGTCCTTCCTGTTGTGTCAGAGCGACCGGGTGTGGTGGggggtctgagagagagaaagggagagggaacgAGGGCCTTTGTGGCTGATTTTCTCTTATTTCCGGCTCTTTTTTTTtgccattccctctctcccctcttccatgCATGTAGCGGTTGATTGCACCACAGTATCCCCATCAGGCAACTTAATGGCTGTAGATGAGACAGCACTAACTGTAGAGCCATTTCCTGGCCACCTGATAGCTAGAGACACGCAGCCAACCTGGGGGAAAGGGTTGAGGGGGACACCAACTAGGGCTGGGAGATATCGTCAACATTTTTGACGGTAAGATGGTATTTGACAGTATTTTACCTTTTTTTATAATAAAAGTTCTAAATATGCTTCATGAGTAGTGCAGGACCGTAGGTAGGGTGGCAACAAATACATTCTAGGTGTTTCAATGGGGCTTTCTCTTCTGATTGCTTTATACTGTTCAATCAAACTTCATCCTGTTCAATCAAACTTCATCCTAACATTATTTTCAGCATTTTCATCCATTTCTGCGTTTTCTTCACTCGTGTTATCATCTCTCCTCGCTGTACCACTTTATCATCTCTCCTCGCTGTACCACTTTATCATCTCTCCTCGCTGTACCACTTTATCATCTCTCCTCGCTGTACCACTTTATCATCTCTCCTCGCTGTACCACTTTATCATCTCTCCTCGCTGTACCACTTTATCATCTCTCCTCGCTGTACCACTTTATCATCTCTCCTCGCTGTACCACTTTATCATCTCTCCTCGCTGTACCACTTTATCATCTCTCCTCGCTGTACCACTTTATCATCTCTCCTCGCTGTACCACTTTATCATCTCTCCTCGCTGTACCACTTTATCATCTCTCCTCGCTGTACCACTTTATCATCTCTCCTCGCTGTACCACTTTATCATCTCTCCTCGCTGTACCACTTTATCATCTCTCCTCGCTGTACcacctttgttttgtctttgtatgCCTCTATGTTGTAAAAAAGTTACTTTTTCTTTATCAGAATAATTATTCTACTAGGTTTCCATAACTAGGTTTCCATAACTAGGTTTCCATAACTAGGTTTCCATAACTAGGTTTCCATAACTAGGTTTCCataactaggtttccatccaatatgCACATTTACCCACCAGTGGTGTGtctccaccaaactgacttgttgaggataaaaatcagtgtgtgatgacgtagtgcacaaaaacatgtatttttcggTTAAGGTTTCTTGTACTGAATAAAAATTGAAAGTTCAACGTGTTTCCATCGCTTTTTTACCGATAGTTGTGACACAAAAACTGTTGCATTAAATAGTATATGTGCCTACTCTGGTTGTGCGCGCTAGCCAACAACAGCTATACAGTGCAGGTAATGCAGGCTGTgcaggtaggctagtctacatgatgagattattatggctAAGAGAGAGAATATTTTgtcaaacagcagtcaagcaccaatcatcatgtcaccagaataagacatTTTTGGAAAGGTGTATCAAGAGGACCACACATCATATCatcgtgtgactccaagtttacgtcgatatgatggttattatatcaatatttgcgcataaaggcatttccaccgccatttcaCGCATAGTACATTTTACTGACACAAATAGATCCCACCATTTCGAACTAACAAATTATCTGTCAGCCTTTACAAAATTGTACCTAAACGTCCTATTTCACAGCTGTCATGATTTTACCACCCctcaccctccacccccccccaccaccaccaccaccaccaacaccaccaccaccccttaccctccaccccccccccccaccaccaccaccaccccttaccctccaccccccccaccaccaccaccaccccttaccctccaccccccaccaccccccccccaccaccaccaccaccaccaccaccaccccttaccctccatcaccaccaccccttACCCgccaccctccacccccccccccccccccaccaccaccaccaccaccccttaccctccaccccccaccaccaccaccaccaccaccccttaccctccaccccccacaccaccaccaaccccttaccctccaccccccccaccaccacccccaccaccaccccttaccctccaccccccccccaccaccaccaccaccccttaccctccaccccccccaccaccaccaccaccaccaccaccccttaccctccaccccccccaccaccaccaccaccccttaccctccaccctccaccccccaccaccaccaacaccaccaccaccccttacacccacccaccaccaccaccccttaccccccaccaccccccaccaccaccaccaccccttaccctccaccaccaacaccactaccaccaccccttacacccccccaccaccaccaccccttaccctccacctccccccccccctcccttaccCTCCACCCACGCCTCCATTTCCACACCCGTTTGCAGCTGCACTGACGGGACAGAATGGACACGTTGTCCATCGTGGACTGGAGGTTAAAGCTGCCGCCACCCGTTTTTTTCCACGTCCGGGATTCTCACGGTACTGTCATCGGTCAGCTATGTCCGGCTTGGGGACATCAGCAGGGAGCATTTTTCCACCTTTCTTTTTTCAAAccggtactctctctctctctctctctctctcatggttaTAAATCTGCCATGTAACTaaccaacacaaacaaacaaccatAAACAGAAGGATTGAAACCATGTATTGAATGACTGATTGAGTGCAGACAAGGCATTCTCTCAGAGTGGTATTATAGGGGTAGTGTTAGGGTTGAgcttggatgtggacatgaagctaccaACTGGGCACACACTGCTTGAATCAGCGTTGGTTCCACGTCATTACAATTAAATCATGTTGAACGTGGAATAGACTTTGAATCTGTGCACagtgggtagggttagggttatgggctatggcttgggttagggttgagctgggatgtggacaggaagttggtgttagggttgagctgggatgtggacatgaagttggtgttagggttgagctgggatgtggacaggaagatggtgttagggttgagctgggatgtgtacatgaagttggtgttagggttgagctgggatgtggacaggaagttggtgttagggttgagctgggatgtggacaggaagttggtgttagggttgagctgggatgtggacatgaagttggtgttagggttgagctgggatgtggacatgaagttggtgttagggttgagctgggatgtggacagtaAGTTggtgttagggttgaactgggaggtggacaggaagttagggttagggttgagctgggatgtggacaggaagttagggttagggttgagctgggatgtggacaggaagttagggttagggttgaactgggatgtggacaggaagttagggttagggttgaactgggatgtggacaggaagttagggttagggttgagctgggatgtggacaggaagttagggttagggttgagctgggatgtggacaggacgttagggttagggttgagctgggatgtggacaggacgttagggttagggttgagctgggatgtggacaggaagttagggttagggttgagctgggatgtggacaggaagttagggttagggttgaactgggatgtggacaggaagttagggttagggttgagctgggatgtggacaggaagttagggttagggttgagctgggatgtggacaggacgttagggttagggttgagctgggatgtggacaggaagttagggttagggttgagctgggatgtggacaggaagttagggttagggttaagctgggatgtggacaggaagttagggttagggttgaactgggatgtggacaggaagttagggttagggttgaactgggatgtggacaggaagttagggttagggttgagctgggatgtggacaggaagttagggttagggttgagctgggatgtggacaggaagttagggttagggttaagctgggatgtggacaggaagttagggttagggttgaactgggatgtggacaggaagttagggttagggttgaactgggatgtggacaggaagttagggttagggttgagctgggatgtggacaggaagttagggttagggttgaactgggatgtggacaggaagttagggttagggttgaactgggatgtggacaggaagttagggttagggttgagctgggatgtggacaggaggttagggttgagctgggatgtggacaggaagttagggttagggttgagctgggatgtggacatgaagctagggttcaTATTAATTCATTCGTATtagataaataaaaatacaaaatgttcTTATGTGCACTTTCTCACAACACACTTTTTATAGGATCACAAACCAACTTACAGCCATAAAATAAGCACGGTTGATTTtctgaacacaaaaacacatcttCACCCCTTCACACAACAATACTTTGCCAGCGACTAcactgtctgtttctcaaactggaCACAGCAGCGAAACAATTGTATGGGTTGAGAAATTGTGCTGATAACAGGGCTGCATGTATTCTGGAGTGCAATAAGAGGATGTTGAATAAGGAAGAGAGAACTAAAACACTCTTTATTTTGGTCAGCTAGCACGGTCAATGTCccgtatggcaccctattccccacatagtgcactacttttgaccagaagtgcactaaacaggaaatatggtgccatttgggacaactgTGTCACAATGTTGTCCTCTAAGGGAGGCAGGGTGGGACCATCTTCTTCATCTGACTAAAGAAAGAAAATAGGAAACTTCAAAAATTGCCACATAAACTACTGGCTGAAGGTTACCGTCATTGATGTTTTTTGATGTCTCAAACTTCAGGAagcaaagccatgaggtcaacaTGGCTCCTTCAGAGGTTTTAGGGCAACTGACACTGTGCTGACTGGATGTACAAACAGTCAAGCCTACATTTCCCAGGTAGCCCTATAGAAGCCTCAGTTCGGATGAAACAGCTTATGTTACCCAGAAAGCCTCAGTCCCACACTGCAGAACACAAAATCCAGACAGAGGGGCAGTCAAACACTACCACAAACTGCTACAAGAACTCAGAACTGACCTTGCAGATATACCATGTCATTGAAAGAACTACATCGATTCCAAAAGTCTCATAGATTGCTGGTAGAGTAGTAAGTATACTGTACATTTTTGTCCTTTCTGTCAGTTTGTCGGATATTATTTACTACCAGATATTCAATTTTGTCCTTTTTGTGACGTCACATGTCATGTCACCGCTGGTCGTTGGCAAGTGTCACCGCAGTCcgaatctgacctttgacctttccCGGAATGCCCCGCGGCACCACCATTGAGCTCTTAGCCCCGCCCCCCAGGTTCTCCTCACTGTCTGTGTTGCTATAGCAACTGGAGGTCGGGGAGGTTGCCAAGGCGATGATCGATGAGTCTGTGGAGTCTCCTCTGTCGTGGTAGACCATAGTTGAAGAGGGAGTGTCACCCTGGAAAAGTGGGTGCATATCCTTGTTGTTCAGCCCCGCTTGGGCCCTCTCATCCTGGGTCTCCTCCTCAGGCGAGCCCCTGGCTTTGTCTTGGGACTGGTCGTTGAGCAGGGTGACAAGGAAGTCGATGTACTTCATGGCCAGTCGGAGGATCTCATTCTTGGAGAGCTTCTTGTCCGGAGGGTGGGTGGGGATTAGCCTGCGGAGGTCTGAGAAGGCCCCGTTGACGTTCTGCTGGCGCCAACGCTCCCGGCTGTTGGTGAACACACGCCTCGCCAGCTTCTGAGGAGGGCCCGCTGGATGAGGATACACAGGCACAGTGCATTAAATACACATACCTACTAGTATGCACATGTACATACACGCAACTGAATATCAGGAAGGGGTTCCTAatatttggtatactcagtgtatatcacaggaggttggtggcaccttaattggggaggacgggcttgtggtaatgactggagcggaatcagagGACTGGTATCAAATCCATCACATACATAGTTTCCaggatgccattccatttactccgttccaaCCATTAtcatgagctgtcctcccctcagcagcctcctgtggtgtatgtgtacatacatacactacATAAACTGTATCTCATTGATTTGTCATATGCTGGTATTGGTCAGTAGTCCATGGACAGTCACACCAGTTTATCTTCTATTTACCATCACTGAGATCCAACTCATAGTGTGAGGAGGACCGTCTCTTGATGCTTCTACTGGAAAAGATTCCATAGTTACCAGAGGGACCAAgatgagaactgagagagagaaggagagaatcaaatcaaatcaaatctcatTTTAACGGTGGCTTACAAATATTTAACAgctgttattgcaggtgtagtgaaatgcttgtgttcctagctccaacagtgcagtaatatctaacatacacaacaatacacatgaatcttggaattaagaaatatagaaacaTTAGGACATTAGAAGCAATGTTGGAGTCCGGAGTACAAATGTATatttgcagttgaagtcggaagtttacatacacttaggttggagtcattaaaactagtttttaaaccactccacaaatgtcttgttaacaaactatagtttggcaagtcggttaggacatctactttgtgcatgacacaattccagtgggtcagaagtttacatacactaagttgactgtgcctttaaacagattggaaaattccccaaaattatgtcatggctttagaagattctgataggctcattgacatcatctgagtcaattgaaggtgtacctgtggatgtatttcaaggcctaccttcaaactcagtgcctctttgcttgacatcatgggaaaatcaaaagaaatcagccaagacctcataaaaaaaatggtagacctccacaagtctggttcacccttgggagcaatttccaaacacctgaaggtaccacgttctgtacaaacaatagtacgcaagtataaacaccatggaaccacgcagccatcataccgctcaggaaggaggctcgttctgtctcctagagatgaacgtactttggtgcgaaaactgcaaatcaatccctgaacaacagcaaagaaccttgtgaagatgctggaggaaacaggtacaaaagtatctatatccacagtaaaacaagtcctatatcgacatgacctgaaaggatgctcagcaaggaagaagccactgctccaaaaccgctataaaaaaaaacagactacggtttgcaactgcacatggggacaaagatcgtactttttggagaaacgtcctctggtctgatgtaacaaaaatagaactgtttggccataatgaccatcgttatgtttggaggaaaaagggggatgcttgcaagacgaagaacaccatcccaaccgtaaagcacgggggtggcagcatcatgttgtgggggtgctttgctgcaggagggactggtgcacttcacaaaatagatgtcatcatgaggcagggaaattatgtggatatattgaagcaacatctcaagacatctgtcaggaagttaaagcttggtcgcaaatgggtcttccaaatggacaatgactccaagcatacttccaaagttgtggccaagtggcttaaggacaacaaagtcaaggtattggagtggccatcacaaagccctgacctcaatttcatagaaaatttgtgggcagaaggaggcctacaaacctgactcggttacaccagctctgtcaggaggaatgggccaaaattcacccaacttattatgggaagcttgtggaagtctacccgaaatgtttgacccaagttaaacaatttaaaggcaatgctcccaaatactaattgaatgtatgtcaaattctgacccactgggaatgtgatgaaagaaataaaagctgaaataaataattttctctacaattattctgacatttcacattcttaaaataaagtggtgatcctaactgacctaagacagggaatttttactaggattaaatgtcaggaattgtgaaaaactgagtttaaatgtatttggctaaggtgtatgtaaacttctgacttcaactgtgtttaTTCGTGGTGGGACGTGTAGACATTGTGGACAGTctgtggatagaatatgtagtatatctgaagaatacgtaGGATAGACTTGTATATGTATAGCAAAAGTTAAATATAATGGCCTtgactagactacagtataaCCATAtgaaagtgggtaaaacagtatgtaaacattatgaaaCATTATTATAGTGGCGTCCAAAGAGGGAGGAACGTGAGAGAGTTTTCATTGGAAATGAAAGATAACAAACAAAAGTATCCAAGCAATAAAATAATATAAACTGTAGAAGTACAAACGATGCTATTCAGGGGAGTAATCATATTTTAAATGGTTTTCAAATTGTTAAATGGATTTGAaatggcaaaaaaaaacatttcaaattgactgagggagagaaagcgagCAAAGTGATCTGTATGGTGATTATGTTTGGGATGTTGATGGAGTGTGCATGCTGTCAGCAGGCTCTCTCTCGTTAGGGCTGACACTGGCAGAGACATGCTGCTAGAATAGAACAACGTTCCTGCTGAAAATGAAGAGGAAGAAGGATATTTCATCATACTGATTCTAGGAAATGGGGCTCTATGGGGAAGTAGTAGTTCTAGTTTAATAATTGGTTAGGATTTAAGGGTTAGGAAAAGCAGAAAGAGAAATCTACGTTATAAACAGTCAGTTGTTGTAGTGAAACTGTCAGTTATAGTGAAACAGTTTGCCATACAGTATCAGAAAGCCAGTCATAACATGAAATATGATAATgcaagtggaggctgctgaggggaggacagctcattataatggctggaatggagtcattgGAATGACATCAGCCACATGGAAAACACGTGTATGATGTCATTCcaatgactccattccagccattattatgagctgtcctcccctcagcagcctccactggataATGGAATATAATGTGAATATGAAACATCACCTGCTGAAGAAGTGGTGTGATGGCAGGTACTGGTGGGGCAGCAGGGGGCCCTGGGAGGGGATGGGTGGGGCCCCTGGTCTGGTCCCTGACAGAGAGGTGAGCTGGGTGAGGCGGATGGCCCCGTGGTGGTGGGTGTGATGGTAAGGGTCATGGTGGTAGGGGTGGTTGGGGATGGGGTGCAGGGTGGTTAGAGGGGTGTtactggggagggagagggggtgggggggtttacTGTGTCCCAGACTAATAACAgggatgtggggagggaggggggcaatagaggaaaaggaggaagaagaggaggaggaggatggggggaggaCGGCAGAGGTAGTGGATGTAGACACTGGGGCTGGGAGGAGGGGAggcggagaggaggagggggcttTCGGAGAGGAGCGAATGAAACCTCCTCCCTTGGTGTTGTTTGTTTCCATGGAGACCGGTGGTTCAGGTGCGATGTTGGTGGCGGCAGGGTGGTCAAGCAACTTGGTAGGGGActctggaggtggaggaggggaggcaggggggctAGGTGGGACAAACCTGTCTCCCGGACTCCCTGCTTCATTATCCGGTGGTGGGCTGCTAGCGTCAAGTGAAGCCGGTGAGGGGGTCTGCTGAGGGCTCAGTCGTTCAGACTCCGACAGGGGGTCAGAGGGGGGGTTCAGTTTCTCCATCATGGTACCTGTGGGAAGGCACCCCACCACTGCACCCCTCACCCCTTCcgctgttctgtctctctcacccagcATAGTGTCTCGGCCACTAGCTGCTGCTGCTAGACGCCTATAGACCTCCACAGACCTCTCTCAGCCCCGGTCCTCTGCGGCTACTCCAGAT
This sequence is a window from Oncorhynchus clarkii lewisi isolate Uvic-CL-2024 unplaced genomic scaffold, UVic_Ocla_1.0 unplaced_contig_4449_pilon_pilon, whole genome shotgun sequence. Protein-coding genes within it:
- the LOC139402015 gene encoding T-cell acute lymphocytic leukemia protein 1 homolog; its protein translation is MLGERDRTAEGVRGAVVGCLPTGTMMEKLNPPSDPLSESERLSPQQTPSPASLDASSPPPDNEAGSPGDRFVPPSPPASPPPPPESPTKLLDHPAATNIAPEPPVSMETNNTKGGGFIRSSPKAPSSSPPPLLPAPVSTSTTSAVLPPSSSSSSSSFSSIAPLPPHIPVISLGHSKPPHPLSLPSNTPLTTLHPIPNHPYHHDPYHHTHHHGAIRLTQLTSLSGTRPGAPPIPSQGPLLPHQYLPSHHFFSSSHLGPSGNYGIFSSRSIKRRSSSHYELDLSDAGPPQKLARRVFTNSRERWRQQNVNGAFSDLRRLIPTHPPDKKLSKNEILRLAMKYIDFLVTLLNDQSQDKARGSPEEETQDERAQAGLNNKDMHPLFQGDTPSSTMVYHDRGDSTDSSIIALATSPTSSCYSNTDSEENLGGGAKSSMVVPRGIPGKVKGQIRTAVTLANDQR